Proteins from a single region of Trypanosoma brucei brucei TREU927 chromosome 7, complete sequence:
- a CDS encoding receptor-type adenylate cyclase GRESAG 4, putative, with the protein MKAPALLLFLLSACAASPPTREAGGVQVTVTVLSLLYSKNWPVEYINAVNAGFNASLAARGWVMAPGVDVSVVRPPSYNTPAHEYLKEYLRGLEDDNNLLVVLGPMGEESTSSSYDTLEEHTLVGFAPMTGAAGFEAYRPNLYFLRPELTGELIALIRYAVNYLRVLRLGFMYLEGSMGGSATYEKAVFFLSRLGYEPCCAFTVQSHEGDQGISAAEFEAAWKEFAANRPQAVILLTTMKEETEKFIKKLVADPRTADAFLLAPSLMQKSIASVWKEALEEANAPFVPRRVIQTGTNPLAVDGFFAAIKRFQTEMRNYLTEYKEWSGFNDADHFLKNDADGELMVNGWIAGEVLARALRSHGWMNNGTAFLESLYEQRRYVIDDIVIGDFGGECSERAVGSGAICHCNHGGRKVYMKEVAEDYRLRPVLGGYTVQSPLECNSDPAILQPPLSGVLVSVEDHPELERATDQFNKGASAVASTGRVGDMNRFFLQKIATDMQNAPGDVDAQRQNRAVSAIFGVVTEATLGLRDLTFIDPITPTPHLNSFSRNVIHLSPTLEQQLYVLVNYLSNIHVGAVSCIIRCEQAPMVKNVLKKTLFTFGLNLSSTVVLTPGDSVGEHLPKSGSTFIIGLAVDDIVVIEEHLRIHTKARVLVQFSDIALLYNEFVQAFNNSDGAKHLLFATSLPHWADVNTTSETVRRFHEAVREVEKWTPLSLLGFATGRLMQRNLQRMDLATSDLLSGLFFNETFITVDDMQYGAYKDAEGVATAEESLSNFGATDISVWSMARALRSDEPVLQDPMSPSMVYTVPNNNALTPAQLAGVVGAGLLVLILAVGLTVFLCCIMRNKRDNDNAPKELADPVTLIFTDIESSTAQWATQPELMPDAVATHHSMVRSLIENYDCYEVKTVGDSFMIACKSPFAAVHLAQELQRRFLHHDWGTTVFDEFYREFEERHAEEGDGKYKPPTARLDPEVYRQLWNGLRVRVGIHTGLCDIRYDEVTKGYDYYGQTANTAARTESVGNGGQVLMTCETYHSLSTEERSQFDVTPLGGVPLRGVSEPVEVYQLNAVPGRSFAELRLDRVLDVLDIFGEGTAASTSDYSSTLAELSETAQAIAVSLQSLMGVFTQAQRQGTLMPFCERWRVPLPKKSASAWDDSYCEEVVRRIAMKVGHVVDYHAVVESEHSSSTLSSGSVLIISNHVGELGDF; encoded by the coding sequence ATGAAAGCACCAgccttgctgttgtttttactgTCAGCATGTGCCGCATCGCCGCCGACGAGGGAAGCCGGGGGTGTACAAGTAACCGTGACGGTTCTGTCCCTGTTGTACAGTAAAAACTGGCCTGTGGAGTATATTAACGCTGTCAATGCCGGTTTTAACGCATCCCTGGCCGCGCGAGGTTGGGTGATGGCCCCTGGTGTCGATGTTTCGGTGGTACGGCCCCCATCCTACAACACCCCCGCACACGAGTACTTGAAGGAATACTTAAGAGGCCTGGAAGATGACAATAACCTTCTGGTTGTGCTGGGTCCCATGGGCGAGGAAAGCACTTCTTCTTCGTATGATACGCTGGAGGAACACACTCTTGTCGGCTTCGCCCCTATGACTGGCGCTGCTGGTTTTGAGGCATACCGCCCCaatctttatttccttcgaCCGGAGCTGACTGGTGAACTCATAGCCCTCATCCGCTATGCTGTGAATTACCTGCGTGTCCTCCGGTTGGGCTTTATGTATCTTGAGGGTTCGATGGGGGGTAGTGCGACATATGAGaaggctgttttttttttgtcacgcTTGGGATATGAACCGTGTTGTGCATTCACTGTTCAGAGCCATGAAGGCGACCAGGGCATTTCAGCGGCGGAGTTTGAGGCGGCATGGAAAGAATTCGCGGCGAACCGTCCACAGGCTGTCATTCTCCTCACCACcatgaaagaagaaaccgAGAAGTTTATCAAGAAGCTTGTGGCTGACCCGCGTACCGCGGATGCGTTCCTCCTAGCTCCCTCACTAATGCAGAAGTCAATCGCATCAGTATGGAAGGAGGCATTAGAAGAAGCGAATGCTCCGTTTGTTCCACGTCGTGTCATTCAGACAGGCACTAACCCGCTTGCCGTAGACGGCTTCTTCGCAGCGATCAAGCGCTTTCAAACTGAAATGAGGAACTATTTGACTGAATACAAGGAGTGGAGTGGCTTCAATGATGCAGATCACTTTCTAAAGAATGACGCGGATGGGGAGCTGATGGTTAATGGCTGGATTGCTGGGGAGGTATTGGCGCGGGCACTGCGTAGTCATGGCTGGATGAACAACGGCACAGCCTTCCTTGAGTCGCTGTACGAGCAACGCCGTTACGTGATTGATGACATCGTGATCGGTGATTTTGGAGGTGAGTGCAGCGAGAGGGCTGTCGGGAGTGGGGCTATCTGTCACTGCAACCATGGTGGGAGGAAGGTGTACATGAAGGAGGTCGCTGAGGATTACCGACTACGGCCAGTTCTTGGTGGCTACACTGTGCAATCCCCGCTGGAGTGTAATAGTGACCCCGCAATCCTGCAGCCGCCGCTCAGTGGCGTGCTCGTTAGCGTTGAGGACCACCCGGAGCTGGAAAGGGCAACCGATCAGTTTAACAAGGGTGCATCTGCGGTAGCCTCAACTGGAAGAGTTGGTGATATGAACAGATTTTTCCTTCAGAAGATTGCCACAGATATGCAGAATGCTCCTGGGGATGTCGATGCACAGCGGCAGAATCGTGCGGTGAGTGCTATATTTGGTGTCGTGACGGAAGCAACACTGGGACTGAGGGACTTAACATTCATTGACCCTATAACGCCAACCCCTCATCTGAACAGTTTCAGCAGGAATGTGATCCACTTGTCCCCGACACTAGAGCAGCAACTATACGTGCTTGTCAATTACCTCTCCAACATTCACGTTGGTGCTGTCAGTTGCATTATTAGGTGTGAGCAGGCGCCGATGGTCAAAAATGTGTTGAAGAAAACACTGTTCACATTTGGCTTGAACCTCAGCTCTACCGTTGTATTGACTCCAGGGGACTCTGTTGGAGAGCatcttccgaaaagtggtaGCACTTTTATCATTGGACTCGCTGTTGATGACATTGTGGTAATTGAAGAGCACCTACGTATCCACACCAAGGCGCGCGTACTTGTCCAGTTCTCTGACATTGCACTGCTGTACAATGAGTTTGTGCAAGCCTTCAACAATAGTGATGGCGCCAAGCACCTTTTGTTCGCAACGAGTTTACCGCACTGGGCAGATGTCAACACGACATCGGAGACTGTGCGACGGTTCCACGAGGCGGTACGTGAGGTGGAAAAGTGGACGCCGCTGTCGCTGCTGGGTTTCGCCACGGGTAGACTGATGCAGAGAAACCTTCAGCGCATGGACTTAGCGACGTCTGACCTGTTGTCCGGCCTCTTTTTCAACGAAACTTTTATTACTGTCGACGATATGCAATATGGCGCTTACAAAGACGCTGAGGGTGTGGCCACTGCGGAAGAGAGTTTGTCAAACTTCGGTGCAACGGATATTAGTGTGTGGTCAATGGCACGAGCGCTACGGTCGGATGAACCAGTGCTGCAAGATCCGATGTCACCTTCGATGGTGTACACCGTCCCTAACAACAATGCCCTCACCCCCGCACAACTTGCTGGTGTGGTTGGTGCCGGTTTGCTTGTGCTGATACTGGCAGTAGGCCTTACCGTTTTTCTGTGCTGCATTATGCGCAACAAGCGTGATAACGACAACGCCCCAAAAGAATTGGCAGACCCCGTGACATTAATATTCACTGACATCGAGAGCAGTACTGCACAGTGGGCGACACAACCTGAGCTGATGCCCGATGCCGTTGCGACACATCACAGTATGGTTCGCTCACTGATCGAGAATTATGACTGCTACGAAGTGAAAACTGTTGGAGACTCTTTTATGATTGCATGTAAAAGTCCATTCGCCGCCGTCCACCTCGCACAGGAACTCCAGCGGCGTTTCTTGCATCATGACTGGGGCACGACAGTGTTCGACGAATTTTACCGTGAGTTTGAGGAGCGGCACGCGGAGGAGGGTGATGGAAAGTACAAGCCGCCAACTGCGCGCCTGGACCCTGAGGTTTATCGGCAACTGTGGAATGggttgcgtgtacgtgtaGGGATTCATACTGGATTGTGCGACATCCGCTacgatgaagtgacgaagggtTACGACTACTATGGGCAGACGGCGAACACGGCAGCAAGGACAGAGAGTGTTGGTAAcggtggtcaggtgctgatgacgTGTGAGACGTACCATTCACTGAGTACTGAAGAACGGAGCCAATTTGACGTGACGCCGTTAGGTGGTGTGCCGCTACGTGGTGTGTCAGAGCCTGTGGAAGTGTACCAGCTGAATGCCGTGCCCGGTCGCTCATTCGCCGAGCTGCGCCTGGACCGGGTGCTGGATGTGCTTGATATCTTTGGAGAGGGCACGGCAGCCTCCACGAGTGATTACAGCTCAACACTCGCCGAGTTAAGTGAGACTGCGCAGGCGATTGCGGTTTCTTTGCAGTCACTGATGGGCGTCTTCACACAAGCGCAACGCCAGGGAACTTTGATGCCTTTCTGCGAACGTTGGCGGGTGCCGTTGCCCAAGAAAAGTGCATCCGCGTGGGACGACAGCTACTGTGAGGAGGTTGTGCGTCGCATTGCAATGAAGGTTGGGCACGTTGTGGATTACCACGCTGTCGTCGAGAGCGAGCACTCATCGAGCACCCTGTCAAGTGGGTCGGTGCTTATCATTTCCAATCACGTGGGGGAGCTGGGTGATTTTTAG
- a CDS encoding trans-sialidase, putative (similar to GB:AAG09432.1: TSI1p {Trypanosoma brucei}; similar to 85 kDa surface antigen precursor. (Swiss-Prot:Q03877) [Trypanosoma cruzi]) encodes MERLQVRMGTLSLTSPFSMLAYPFLPCTVVILSVLSFCCGIVSSKIYEKTTREVFLEGGRWVRKSEWEKGSWKTSPEWNAGYEWWAWCMDSVAKEAKGEVCRKEWLSQRKKGYTLVPRTKVPFREKNGTQWMRNVHSFRVPSFVEVSGVLVGIADVRYISSADFTFTETVAKYSADGGDTWKTKVIIENSRVNTNFSRVVDPTVAVKGNNIFVLVGRYNTSSKYWTWQHYGEDWDILMYKGTVIKEEKDGNVTASITFEAPQNLKFLLATVPSPGGHPPSQFLGGVGNAAVTPDGAIVFSVQVKNTWNHVVGKLLYSTDDGKTWHFGAGETPVGSTESSVVWWKDRLLVNARTAEYVGYRRVFETSDLGNTLKESISTLSRVIGNSPLRNQPGSSGSAISITVEGMDVMLISQPKNEKGSFSRDHLQLWLTDGTRVFLVGQISQGDDNSPYSSLLYTSDGKLYCLYEQKIEEVFTIYLARLVDEMKMIKRVVLLWKAQDALLVGDCLSSVGGTRPCKGIPVGDLAGLLTGPAVGHVWPDVYKCVNASVSGAVDNKRGVVLGGTSGSSVVWPVSEQGQDQRYYFANTHFTIVATVQFGAVPQRDTPLIGFVNGEKNANKLFILSIENTRWTLMYGEKCSEGSPVPSNLEETHQIALALQDGLVVAYVDGKLAVAAINVSESDRVDLLNIRHFFVGTPASSDLSDHTSITVHSVLLYNRRLSEGELQLVFTNREVIRAANPTTPLPVSSRVAAGAGRQSHDGVFFTFGDHVSSVRSRYSDGGILEYVYLLSVISLCALTLFILTLVFQRRRDVVPTNI; translated from the coding sequence ATGGAACGCCTGCAGGTGCGCATGGGCACCCTAAGCCTGACGAGCCCATTTTCCATGTTAGCATATCCGTTTTTACCGTGCACAGTGGTGATACtatctgttttgtcattttgcTGCGGCATCGTGTCCTCCAAGATCTATGAGAAGACGACGCGTGAGGTGTTTCTGGAAGGTGGCCGGTGGGTGAGGAAGAGTGAATGGGAAAAGGGCAGTTGGAAAACCTCCCCCGAGTGGAACGCCGGCTATGAATGGTGGGCGTGGTGCATGGACTCGGTTGCTAAAGAAGCTAAGGGAGAAGTTTGCAGGAAGGAGTGGCTTTCtcagaggaagaaaggataCACGCTGGTGCCGAGGACGAAAGTTCCATTTAGGGAGAAGAATGGAACGCAATGGATGCGCAACGTTCACTCTTTCCGTGTCCCTTCGTTTGTTGAAGTCAGTGGTGTGTTGGTGGGCATCGCCGACGTACGGTACATTTCATCTGCTGATTTCACCTTCACTGAGACAGTTGCCAAGTACAGTGCTGATGGTGGGGATACTTGGAAGACTAAAGTCATCATTGAGAACAGTCGTGTTAACACTAATTTTTCCCGAGTTGTAGATCCCACAGTCGCCGtcaaaggaaacaatataTTCGTTCTCGTGGGAAGGTACAACACTTCCAGTAAGTATTGGACGTGGCAGCATTACGGCGAAGACTGGGATATACTCATGTACAAGGGTACTGTcatcaaagaggaaaaagatggTAATGTAACTGCGAGCATTACATTTGAGGCTCCCCAGAACCTGAAGTTTCTCTTAGCAACGGTGCCCTCACCAGGTGGGCACCCCCCATCCCAGTTTCTTGGTGGCGTAGGGAACGCTGCCGTAACGCCAGACGGCGCCATTGTATTTTCTGTCCAAGTCAAGAATACATGGAACCATGTTGTAGGAAAACTTTTGTACTCAACTGATGATGGCAAAACATGGCACTTCGGTGCGGGAGAAACACCGGTCGGTTCAACTGAATCTTCCGTGGTTTGGTGGAAAGACAGGTTGTTAGTGAATGCCAGAACGGCCGAATATGTAGGTTACCGCAGGGTGTTTGAAACGAGTGACCTAGGGAATACGTTGAAGGAATCCATCAGTACTCTTTCCCGAGTGATAGGCAACTCGCCGCTTCGTAACCAGCCTGGTAGTTCAGGAAGTGCTATTTCCATAACTGTGGAGGGCATGGATGTCATGCTAATTTCTCAGCcaaaaaatgagaaggggAGTTTCTCGCGTGACCATCTCCAGTTATGGTTAACGGACGGCACTCGTGTATTCCTTGTCGGACAGATATCTCAAGGTGACGACAACAGTCCATACAGCTCCTTACTATACACGAGCGATGGCAAACTTTACTGCCTATATGAGCAGAAAATCGAAGAGGTTTTCACTATTTACCTTGCACGTCTTGTGGATGAGATGAAGATGATTAAACGGGTCGTGTTGTTATGGAAGGCACAGGATGCTCTGTTGGTGGGTGACTGTCTTTCATCGGTTGGAGGAACGAGACCTTGTAAGGGGATACCAGTTGGTGATCTTGCCGGGTTGCTTACCGGACCCGCAGTTGGACATGTGTGGCCTGACGTGTACAAGTGTGTAAATGCAAGTGTCAGTGGAGCTGTGGACAACAAACGTGGCGTCGTATTAGGTGGTACCAGTGGAAGCAGTGTAGTGTGGCCGGTTAGTGAGCAAGGGCAAGACCAACGGTACTACTTTGCCAACACCCATTTCACAATTGTGGCGACGGTGCAGTTTGGCGCGGTGCCTCAAAGGGACACTCCATTAATTGGTTTTGTGAATGGAGAAAAGAATGCTAATAAACTCTTTATTCTTTCGATTGAAAATACGAGATGGACTCTGATGTACGGAGAAAAATGCAGCGAAGGTTCTCCGGTGCCGTCAAATTTGGAAGAGACTCACCAGATTGCACTAGCATTGCAAGATGGTTTGGTTGTTGCATACGTTGACGGCAAACTAGCGGTTGCTGCAATTAATGTTAGTGAGTCCGATCGTGTCGACCTTCTAAACATTAGGCACTTTTTCGTTGGAACCCCAGCGTCCTCTGATCTCTCGGATCACACATCCATAACTGTACACAGTGTGCTCCTGTACAACCGAAGGTTGAGCGAAGGGGAACTACAGTTGGTGTTCACCAACAGGGAGGTGATCCGTGCAGCCAACCCGACGACGCCGCTTCCTGTGTCTTCAAGAGTCGCTGCGGGGGCTGGCAGGCAGTCACATGACGGTGTGTTTTTTACGTTTGGTGACCATGTTTCTTCAGTAAGATCGAGATACAGTGACGGGGGTATATTGGAATATGTTTATCTTTTGTCCGTAATTTCTTTGTGTGCGTTGACACTTTTTATATTAACACTCGTCTTCCAAAGACGGCGGGACGTGGTTCCTACTAATATTTGA